The DNA sequence CGTGGCCAGCTCGAGCGGCTCGCCGAGCGCGGGCTCGGCGCCTTCGTCGGGACCGAGCTCGAGTTCATCGTCTTCGACGACACCTACGAAGCCGCCTGGGACAAGCGCTACCACGGTCTCAAGCCGGCCAACCAGTACAACGTCGACTACTCGATGCTCGGCACCGCGCGGCTGGAGCCGCTGCTGCGCCGCATCCGCAACGACATGGCCGGCGCCGGCCTCTACCCCGAGTCCGCCAAGGGCGAGTGCAACCCCGGCCAGCAGGAGATCGCCTTCCGCTTCACCGACGCGCTCGCCACCTGCGACAACCACAGCGTCTACAAGAACGGCGCCAAGGAGATCGCCGCGCAGGAGGGCAAGAGCCTCACCTTCATGGCGAAGTACAACGAGCGCGAAGGCAACTCCTGCCACATCCACATCAGCCTGCGCTCCACCGACGGCGGCGCGGTGCTGGCCGGCGACAGCGAACACGGCTTCTCGAAGCTGATGGAGCACTTCCTCGCCGGGCAGCTGGCCGCGCTGCACGAGCTGACCTACTTCCTCGCGCCCAACATCAACTCCTACAAGCGCTTCGTGCCCGGCAGCTTCGCGCCGACGGCCATCGCCTGGGGTACCGACAACCGCACGTGCGCGCTGCGCGTCGTCGGGCACGGCGAGTCGCTGCGCGTCGAGAACCGCGTGCCGGGCGGGGACGTCAACCCGTACCTCGCCGTCGCCGCGCTGATCGCGGCCGGCCTGCACGGCATCGAAAACGAGCTGGAGCTGGAAGAACCGTTCACGGGCAACGCCTACAACTCCGGCCGCGACACCGTGCCGACCACCCTGCCCGAGGCCGCCGCGGCCCTGGCCGGCAGCGAGGTGGCCCGCGCGGCCTTCGGCGAGGACGTCGTCGAGCACTACCTGAACGCGGCGAAGATCGAGGTGGACGCGTACAACGCCGCCGTCACCGACTGGGAGCGGGTTCGTGGCTTCGAGCGCCTCTAAACCGGTCATCGGGCTGACCACCTACCTCGAGCCCGCGAAGTTCCTCGTGTGGGAAACGGAAGTCGCGCTGCTGCACCGCGTCTACGTAGAGTGCGTCGCCGCGGCGGGCGGCATCCCGGTGCTGCTGCCACCGATGAGTGATGCGTACGATCGGCTGATGTCCACAGTGGACGGCCTGGTGCTGACCGGCGGCGCCGACGTCGAACCGGCGCGCTACGGCCAGGAGCAGCACCCCACGACCTACGTCCGCCCGCAGCGCGACGCGTTCGAGTTCGGTCTGTTCGCCGCCGCGCGCCGCCACCACAAGCCGGTGCTCGGCGTGTGCCGCGGCCTGCAGGTGATCAGCGTCGCCCTCGGTGGCACCCTGGTCCAGCACCTGCCCGAGGCGCGGGAATCCACCGAGCACCAGCCCGCGCCGGCGACGTTCGGCCAGGGCGTCGTCACGCTGGCCGACGGCAGCCGCGCCGCGAAGATCCTGGGCCCGGAGACCAAGACCCTGTGTTACCACCACCAGGCCATCGACCGGCTCGGCGACGGCCTCGACCCGGTCGGCTGGTCCGCCGACGGCACCATCGAAGCCGCCGAAGCGCCGGGTGAGGACTTCCTGCTCGGCGTCCAGTGGCACCCCGAGCAGGACACCGACGACGTCCGCTTGTTCCAGGCACTTGTCGAAGCCAGCAAGGAGAGGCAATGACGACGTTCGACGTGATCAACCCCGCCACCGAGCAGGTGGTGCGGTCGGTCGCGCAGACCGGCGCCGAGGAGACCGACGCGGCGATCGCCCGCGCGCAGGCGGCGTTCCCGGCCTGGCGCGACGTCGCCCCCGGTGACCGCGCGCGGCTGCTGCGCCGCTTCGCCGACGCCGTCGAGGCCGACATCGAGAACCTGGCGCGGCTGGAGGTCGAGAACTCCGGGCACACCATCGGCAACGCGCGCTGGGAGGCGGGCAACGTCCGCGACGTGCTCAACTACTACTCCGCCGCGCCGGAGCGCCTGATCGGCCAGCAGATCCCGGTGCCGGGCGGGGTGAACATCACCTTCCACGAACCACTCGGTGTGGTCGGCGTGATCGTGCCGTGGAACTTCCCGATGCCGATCGCCGGCTGGGGCTTCGCGCCCGCGCTCGCCGCCGGCAACACCGTCGTGCTCAAGCCCGCCGAACTGACCCCGCTCACCGCGATCCGGCTCGGCGAGCTGGCGCGCGCGGCCGGCATCCCCGAAGACGTCTTCCAGGTGCTGCCCGGCAAGGGATCCGTGGTCGGGCAACGGTTCGTCGACCACCCGGCCGTGCGCAAGGTCGTCTTCACCGGCTCCACCGAGGTCGGCAAGCAGATCATGGCCGGCTGCGCGGCGCGGGTGAAGCGCGTGACGCTGGAGCTGGGCGGCAAGAACGCGAACGTCGTCTTCGCCGACTCCGACCTGGAGAAGGCCGCGGCGACCGCGCCCTACGGCGTCTTCGACAACGCCGGCCAGGACTGCTGCGCGCGGTCGCTCGTCCTGGTGCAGGCGAGCGTCTACGACCGGTTCATGGAGCTGCTCGAACCCGCCGTGCACGGCGTCGTCGTCGGCGACCCCGCCGAGGAGAAGACCGAGATGGGGCCGCTGATCTCCGCGGCGCACCGGGAAAAGGTCGCCTCCTACGTGCCGGACGACGCGCCGGTCGCGTTCCGCGGCACCGCGCCCGCCGGGCCCGGCTTCTGGTTCCCGCCGACCGTCCTGACCCCGCAGGACCTGCGGCACCCGGCCGCGGCCGAAGAGGTCTTCGGCCCGGTCGTGGCCGTCGTGCCGTTCACCGACGAGGCGGACGCGGTACGCCAGGCCAACACCACGGAATACGGCCTGTCCGGGTCGATCTGGACCCGCGACACCGGCCGCGCGTTCCGCGTGGCGCGCGCCGTCGAGGCCGGCAACCTGTCGGTCAACTCGCACTCGTCGGTGCGCTACTGGACGCCCTTCGGCGGCTTCAAGCAGTCCGGCCTCGGCCGCGAGCTGGGCCCCGACGCCCCGACGGCGTTCACCGAGACCAAGAACGTTTTCATCAGCACGGAGGAGTAATGGTCCAGCGTTTCGAAGGCCGCGTCGCGGTGATCACGGGCGGGGCGAGCGGCATCGGCCTCGCCTCGGCCCGCCGGCTGGCGAGCGAAGGTGCGAAGGTCGTCATCGCCGACCTGACGCCGGAGTCCGGCAAAGCCGCCGCCGACGAGGTCGACGGCGTGTTCGTGCAGGCCGACGTCACCGACGCCGAGCAGGTGGCCGCCCTCTACCGGACCACGGCCGAGCAGTTCGGCTCGATCGACGTCGCGTTCAACAACGCCGGCATCTCGCCGCCGGAGGACGACTCGATCCTGACCACCGGGATCGAGGCCTGGGAGCGGGTCCAGCGTGTCAACCTGACGTCGGTCTACCTGTGCTGCAAGGAAGTCCTGCCCTACATGCAGCGCCAGGGCAAGGGCTCGATCGTCAACACGGCGTCGTTCGTGGCGGTGATGGGCGCGGCGACGTCGCAGATCTCCTACACCGCGTCGAAGGGTGGCGTGCTCGCGATGAGCCGCGAGCTCGGCATCCAGTTCGCGCGGGAGAACATCCGCGTCAACGCGCTGTGCCCGGGTCCGGTGAACACCCCGCTGCTCAAGGAGCTCTTCGCGAAGGACCCGGAACGCGCGGCGCGGCGCCTGGTCCACGTCCCGGTCGGCCGGTTCGCCGAGCCGGAGGAGATCGCGGCCGCGGTCGCGTTCCTGGCCAGCGACGACGCCAGCTTCATCACGGCGTCGCAGTTCCTCGTGGACGGCGGCATCTCCGGCGCGTACGTCACCCCGATCTAACGGCGCGCCGATTTCTTCACGTCGTAGGCCTCCCGCAGGTACTTCCAGGCGGCGTTGATCTTCTTGCGCTCCTCGGAGATCTCGCGTTCGCGGCGCCGCAGGATGCGGGTGGCGACCTCGGCGGCGAGGAAGGCGCCGGCGGCGAAGGTGAGCACGCCGA is a window from the Amycolatopsis sp. NBC_00355 genome containing:
- a CDS encoding glutamine synthetase family protein; the protein is MARRRGMLTLDELRERVEAGTIDTVLVAITDMQGRLQGKRCAAEYFLDEVVGHATEACNYLLAVDVDMNTVDGYELSSWDSGYGDFVLRPDFDTLRLVPWQEGTALVLADVERVQGGPVSVSPRQILRGQLERLAERGLGAFVGTELEFIVFDDTYEAAWDKRYHGLKPANQYNVDYSMLGTARLEPLLRRIRNDMAGAGLYPESAKGECNPGQQEIAFRFTDALATCDNHSVYKNGAKEIAAQEGKSLTFMAKYNEREGNSCHIHISLRSTDGGAVLAGDSEHGFSKLMEHFLAGQLAALHELTYFLAPNINSYKRFVPGSFAPTAIAWGTDNRTCALRVVGHGESLRVENRVPGGDVNPYLAVAALIAAGLHGIENELELEEPFTGNAYNSGRDTVPTTLPEAAAALAGSEVARAAFGEDVVEHYLNAAKIEVDAYNAAVTDWERVRGFERL
- a CDS encoding gamma-glutamyl-gamma-aminobutyrate hydrolase family protein yields the protein MASSASKPVIGLTTYLEPAKFLVWETEVALLHRVYVECVAAAGGIPVLLPPMSDAYDRLMSTVDGLVLTGGADVEPARYGQEQHPTTYVRPQRDAFEFGLFAAARRHHKPVLGVCRGLQVISVALGGTLVQHLPEARESTEHQPAPATFGQGVVTLADGSRAAKILGPETKTLCYHHQAIDRLGDGLDPVGWSADGTIEAAEAPGEDFLLGVQWHPEQDTDDVRLFQALVEASKERQ
- a CDS encoding aldehyde dehydrogenase family protein codes for the protein MTTFDVINPATEQVVRSVAQTGAEETDAAIARAQAAFPAWRDVAPGDRARLLRRFADAVEADIENLARLEVENSGHTIGNARWEAGNVRDVLNYYSAAPERLIGQQIPVPGGVNITFHEPLGVVGVIVPWNFPMPIAGWGFAPALAAGNTVVLKPAELTPLTAIRLGELARAAGIPEDVFQVLPGKGSVVGQRFVDHPAVRKVVFTGSTEVGKQIMAGCAARVKRVTLELGGKNANVVFADSDLEKAAATAPYGVFDNAGQDCCARSLVLVQASVYDRFMELLEPAVHGVVVGDPAEEKTEMGPLISAAHREKVASYVPDDAPVAFRGTAPAGPGFWFPPTVLTPQDLRHPAAAEEVFGPVVAVVPFTDEADAVRQANTTEYGLSGSIWTRDTGRAFRVARAVEAGNLSVNSHSSVRYWTPFGGFKQSGLGRELGPDAPTAFTETKNVFISTEE
- a CDS encoding 3-oxoacyl-ACP reductase encodes the protein MVQRFEGRVAVITGGASGIGLASARRLASEGAKVVIADLTPESGKAAADEVDGVFVQADVTDAEQVAALYRTTAEQFGSIDVAFNNAGISPPEDDSILTTGIEAWERVQRVNLTSVYLCCKEVLPYMQRQGKGSIVNTASFVAVMGAATSQISYTASKGGVLAMSRELGIQFARENIRVNALCPGPVNTPLLKELFAKDPERAARRLVHVPVGRFAEPEEIAAAVAFLASDDASFITASQFLVDGGISGAYVTPI